ACGGCCTCGGCGCGACGTTCGAGATGCTGCTCTCCGCGTTCGGCCGCAACTCGCTCGACGACGCCGGCGCTCCGCTCGATGCGACCGTGCACTACGGCGTCGACTACGACAACGCGTTCTGGGACGGCGAGCGCATGGTCTTCGGCGACGGCGACGGCGAGGTGTTCCAGGACTTCACCGGCTCCACGACGGTCATCGGGCACGAGCTCGCCCATGGCGTCGTGCAGCACACCGCGAACCTCGAGTACCAGGGGCAGCCCGGTGCGCTCAACGAATCCATCGCCGACGTGTTCGGCGCCCTGACCGAGCAGTACTCCCTGGGGCAGACGGCCGCGAAGGCGACCTGGCTCATCGGCGCCGAGATCTTCACGGATGCCGTCGAGGGCAAGGCGCTGCGCTCGATGCTCGAGCCCGGCACCGCCTATGACGACGACGAGCTGGGCAAAGACCCGCAGCCGGCGCACATGAGCGACTTCGTCCGCACCACCGAAGACAACGGCGGGGTCCACATCAACTCCGGCATCCCCAACCGGGCGTTCGCGCTGTTCGCGATCGATCTCGGTGGCAACGCGTGGGAGACCGCGGGCACCGTCTGGTACCGCGCGCTCACCGGCGGGCTCTCGAGCACCGCGACCTTCACCGAGTTCGCCGACGCGACCGTCGCCGCGGCGACCGAGCTGGGCGACG
This genomic interval from Microbacterium sp. LWH11-1.2 contains the following:
- a CDS encoding M4 family metallopeptidase, yielding MSSTASFERHGVVPSYLLARLAESGRFPKAAAAARQTLTAGRPPFRARIDLSIDENGALVAQLSDAPNRTISDAGNTQQLPGAVVRTEDDGPVDDTAVNEAFDGLGATFEMLLSAFGRNSLDDAGAPLDATVHYGVDYDNAFWDGERMVFGDGDGEVFQDFTGSTTVIGHELAHGVVQHTANLEYQGQPGALNESIADVFGALTEQYSLGQTAAKATWLIGAEIFTDAVEGKALRSMLEPGTAYDDDELGKDPQPAHMSDFVRTTEDNGGVHINSGIPNRAFALFAIDLGGNAWETAGTVWYRALTGGLSSTATFTEFADATVAAATELGDETATAARRAWSTVGVYEDERVPSSD